The genomic region CCGTCCCCAGCGGCCATGGCGGCTGGCCCGGGCTCGCTGCGGGCGCCATGGTTACCTGAGACGGCCTGCCAAGGCAGGGAACTGGCCTCTTATTTGCGTGTGGGGGGGAGGTATGAAGGTAGAGGTTGGTATGTAAAAGTCTGATTTTCACACACTTAATCCTTTATTCTTGTAATTCTGAATGGTTTATGTGGAAGTCGttattaagttaaaaaaaactTGTATCCTGCACTTGGATGCAGGTGCCTGTCTTCTGGAGGCACTGACGACTGGTGGTGGCTTTGAGATCATACTTCTATGTAGACACTGGtatgtgttttttctctgtgaattgCTGTTATTTATAAAACTGTAACCTTTAAAAAAGGTGTAAGTATTTAGTATAAACTCTtctgaagaaatgcttttttttttttttttttttttttttttttttttttttttttggctcccccccacacacactttctCTAAGCTATTTTGTAGTTTCTGGTTCTTTATGTGCTGGGCAGTTGCATAATACAAGTAAGACATTTATTCACAGAGTCACTTGAATATTACTTCAAAACTATGGTGAAAAAGCTCATAACCACACAAATGTTTCATAATCGGAAAGAACTGGGAAAtgctgggggaaaaatgaacagaacaaatttcatgttttctttgcagGCAATTGCCACATACAAAATTACCTCAGCTTTTTGATGAGCAGACATGGTAAGAACAATAGCACATTGTATGTGTattcatgttttctgaaatgtttgcttCTTGGAAAGTGAATAGCAGCTCTGCACCTCAAAGGATTATGTATTTGTACTCTGATGCTGTGGAGAATCTCTAATGAAATTAGAGATCTTAGTTTTCCATCTAAGACTTCTACAAGATACAGTGAAAAGGGAAATGGGTTAATTTACAAATTTATCAGTCTAAAATATAATTAGACTTCTTCTCTAAGTTAGTAAATATTAATCCTAGTTTGGCTAATGCTTCATAAtccagtttgtttcttttaccaCAGAGGCATTGTGAAGTTGCAAGCTCATAGTCCTGCTTGAGTACATGTAACATTCTATACTTGCAAGCTTTTGAAAGCTTAACAAATCAGAAACTAGAGATAGGACTATTTGTCttaaactatatatatacacctttGTAATGTCTCCAAAGATACTGCAGACAACTATTTTCTCTACTTTGCTTTTATACTTCTGGAACAGTAGGCCAGTATCATCATGATGCtgatttttattagtttttctgTACAGTTATTCctagcataaaaaaaataacagtaattgTTTTCACGTAGCTTAGCACTTTTTGTGGAAGCACTATGATATATATTGGGCCTATAGAGAGATACATTTGCCTTGGCAGCTGGGTAACTGTCACTTTAAATTTTATGAAGCCTACatataaattattaagaaaagtGTGTGATTTTGTACAGTTATTTGTTTGTGAGGGTAGACTATGTATGGTGCCATTTAGAACTATCGCTCAAAAGGCTGTAATCAGGTAGTGCCCATCACATGTTCCTCTGCTTGTAAACTAGTGAGGTATGTGTACCACAGTGTGGCCTCCCAAGTAGATGTTACCTCGATTCTTCAAATTGGCAGTGAAGTGACTGTGTAGGTCCAGTTCAGAGATGAATAACGTGTTTCTGGATTGCAACAGCATGAATCCGAGGTTCTGCATTTCCATGGCAAGCTTGATTTGtcctgaaattaaatgaaaccgGCATTCTCTGGTGATGGCAAAAGGTTTGTGACAGTAGCCTTGCCTATGGCCAAATATTGGAACAATGGTTATATGCAGTGGGAATTTGCTTATGCTCTCGATAGGACTGGAAAATGAAACTGAGTCTATTAGCTGttagcatttcatttctgatttaattatttttgtgactCTTGCTCAGGCTGTCACGCTGCATACTGATGTAGGAGATATTAAAATTGAATTGTTTTGTGAGCGAACACCGAAGACTTGTGAAGTAAGTCAAATAACAGGAATGAGACTGTCTAGTGTTGAAGCAAAGCATTAGAAATGGTGAAGACCACAGAGGAGGTGAAATGACTGTCCTAATTTATCTTTTAACATAATGGAATATTAGCATTTTTAAGCTGGTGTGGAACTTGTGCAGCGTATACTTGGGTGTTGTGTAATAGTGCCTAAAGCTTTGCTGCCTCTTTCTCACCAGATAGGTTTGGCTAAGGGTTGCTTCTCTCCAAGTTTTGATGTATCCCAAAATGTCCTTTGCCCTTTAGGTGAAACATGGGTTATGGCCTGGGATTCCCATATTTGCCTTGGTTTGCCTGCACTCAGTCAGATTTGACTTTTCTTAAAAGTAAGAATCACTGGCTTAAATTGAAATCAGTTACTTTtgtcgggggggggggaggaaagaagaggatTGAACCTATTGATTACAAAATTACAacacatttgcaaaataaaaatgttgaatgaAAATGATATTTATGAACACGTTTCAGTCCTCATGCTTGTTCCTCAAGGCAGATGGCCTTGTGCtgtaaagctttatttaaaatcctTTGTGTCTGTGACAGTGTCAAAGGAGCAACTTCAGCATAATTTGAGGATGACTGTTCTGTGGCAATACTCTGTGGGATTCACCTAATGATTATTCAACCCATCATAACCTTCTTCTATAGGAGACAAAGGAAATAGGAGCTCTAAACACAAACTGCAGTCTATTGAAAATAGATAttgtaaaatacttttcttgtgtttttacaGCTGTTTCTCTTTTGGCAATAGATGCCACACAGGACTTTTTAATCCTTAGATACATGTAGTTTTAGCAGTCAGTATGTCAGAGTAACttgtaaattcatttttttccttcatgttgtAATTCTGTAGTTCTAATGTTTCTTTAAGCCAAGTTAAGTACTATATTAGTTTGAGGCTTTGAAATTTGATACCTCAGAGTCTTCCTGATCTCAGGTGAAAAACTTGCTTCTTTCATTCCCAACAGTCCATCTTTGAACTGAAGTGAAATTGTCTTTCTCTAAAGGCATTTTCCATGCAAACTAATGGCCAGTACTTATCAGTAAGGATAAAGGTATCCAAATTGTGTTTCATAAACTATATAAGGTGTAGAGATCCTTTCAAAGAAATGCATGTTCCTTCaccaaatgaaagaaaatatttatgaatcCCTCATCAGATCTGTCTCCTGGATCATGCTATCTGTGAACAGTTTCACCGTTGCCTTTTTTACTTCCATATAGCCTGCAGAtaatttttattgcagttgGTACTGTTTATAACGATGGCATGCTCTTCAGAGGGAAGGAAGATGCCTGagtgttatttatatttttttaacagtcaACAGTAGTCTGGGACAGTGGACAAATGACATTACATGGTCACAGTGCAAAGCAGAGGCAAAAGTTTTTAGTCTTGCCAATGCATTTTAGTAATACTTTAGTAACAGAGaacattatttctgaatattttaatatgatttgtttcatttccttagAATTTCCTGGCTCTGTGTGCTAGTAATTACTACAATGGCTGCGTATTTCATCGGAATATAAAGGGCTTCATGGTTCAGACAGGGGATCCATTAGGTAAATTCTTCTGCCAATGTCTCTCTATAGTGACGCGCGGAAAAGACTCCACAACCATAGGGTTGTAAAGTAGGTATACTTTATTGCGGAGCACCGGGCGCGCTGGGAATAGCTTCCCTCAAAAAGTGCGCACCTGCATGGTCGTCTCTCACAACCTTATACACAAATACTGTTAACATATTACGTGAGCTCTAATACATGTTCATTAATTTCCCCGAAAAGGTGGACCTCTTCCAAGTACTCATTTCCATAGTTCCCACCCTTAGCTCCTTTGGGTTGTGCCTGCACAATGTAGCCTGGTGGTCGTGGGCTGGGCTCGTTCAGGATGAAGGCAACGAGGAGGTTAcactttttacctttctggACTTTGACCTGCTGTTGGACAGTATTTAGCagttttttgtttatctttgccTTGTTTCCTACCAACAAGTTGTTCATTCTTTCCTAATGAGATGTTCATTTTTCCATCATCTGTTGGGCTTGAATGATATCTTCTTTTAACATCTGCTTCTCATCTACATCCCTATAATTAGGATATTTTTAGGTTCTCATCCACATCCCCGATAATTAGGATATTTTACCATATATGTAGCTAAATACTAATTCAGATAGGTTTTTAGCATCTTCCCCATCTCAATAGTAAAGTTATATAGAAGTAAAACAAAGGAtcaagaaatataaagaaattataaatatcAATAATTatagaaacaaaatgttaaaaaaaaatattatcgTATTGTTAATAGAGGTTTTAATGATGTAAGCTTACTGAAAAGTTTCCTGTGGTAAGGTTACAGAAGAGCATCCATCTGGTTCTAAATAATGTAATGCAGTAATAATGCATTCTGTAAACTTTGagttttttcagttctttccactaaatacatgtatgactAGTAGCAGTTAACTATCGTGGTTTctctggtttttttttggctggaagGCTACACTTCCTCTAAAGCATTTGGGAAAATGTCCCAGATGCTGTTAACTGTTTGGGAGACTGTCTGATTCAACTGTGTGTCTGTTTGCAGTCATACTGAATTTAATTGAGGATatgtcattatttttacatagaGTTCTGGCGCTTCTCAGTATCAAGCCATGAGATCATGATCCCTGGCTCAAACAAAATAGAGTCTGTCTGGGGTCTTTGTTGTAAGATTTTATAACGGTACATTATTCCTGCATTTCCCAGTCTGAAAATCATTAATATATTGTGGTTCTTCTTTGTCAGGCACTGGGAAAGGAGGTAACAGCATCTGGGGAAAGAAGTTTGAAGATGAATTCAGTGAATACCTAAAGGTATTTCTGTGCTCTCAATACACAGTtatgttttcagataaattctTTACAGGTTGGAGGGTGATCAGTGTTGTGCTAGATTAAATTACCTGTTTTGTGATTGTGAAATAAAGTATAATCCCAGAGGGAAGGGATAGAACGCTTATTATTAAAATAGAAGCAGGCATTGTAATACTTAGCAAGTTAGATTTGAGGGTTATCATTGCTGCAAGCAATGAAGCAgcaatttttaacaaaatatttttcatgcactGAAGGCAAAGGAATCATTTCTCAACGTAAAAGCAAATTTGAGGAGCTAGTTGTTATAATGTGGGTTGTGATAGAATGTGGTATTAACAAGAATGGATTTTAATAATGACATTGAGGAGAGCAATAAGTCACTGAGCACTTGGTACAGGTTGATGTCCTGCTTTCACGGGTGTTCAttcatgttgattttttttttctttcagcacagtGTCCGTGGGGTGGTTTCAATGGCAAACAATGGCCCAAATACCAATGGATCGCAGTTCTTCATCACTTACGGCAAGCAACCACACTTAGATATGAAGTACACTGTCTTTGGGAAGTGAGTGATCCAACCATTTGCCTCCTAGCCATAGAGTGTGATGGATCTGAATATTTCAGGGCACGTACAGTACAAATTTAGAAACTTTGGGTTCTaaagctctttaaaatattCGATGTGTATATGTAAATGTATGCTCTTGCACTGTCATCAGAATTAGTTACCCTAAAATGCTGCTCCATTTTTAGTAGTAAGGAATGCAATTGAAATAGgcacattaaaaattatctCAAGAATGGAGCTGGGTtgagtttttttgttatttattgatttttaagcTAGTTGTTCCTGCTTGCCATTTCATACTGTGCCCAAATGGGTGCATCCTAATTTTTAGTGAACTCAAAAATAACTGGATACACAGTTGTAGGGTTTATTGACAAGCAAGAGTCTGATCTGGAACTCGGTATGTGGATGGGTGCAGTACTGACACTGTCATACTTTTATTTAGACGGAACTTCTGTTCAGCAGATAAAACTTGTGGAATCGGCAGTTCGTAAAATTAGATTAGGTTatttaagatttattattattttaaaacattatgtTAATAGAAGCTGCTGATAACATACCATCCCTAAAGCAAATGTTTAATTGTTGAGTCtttcaaatgctgctttttctttctcaaaatcaTGGTAATATCTTTTCTTTCGTTTGTTGTTAAGAAGTCTGTAGCATGCAAGTGAATCTTGTtgagaaaaagctgctttttcaaagacttaaatattcaaaagaaactggtgaaaattgaaaaatattattgccTTCCACCTGCTTTGTTTATAGGCAGGTGGAAGGTATAGGCAGGTATAAGCATAGgtgttccttttgtttctgagtTTGTTTGGTAGTGATTGAAAGGTTTTTTTGGACATCTTCCTTAGAAGAGAGTAGAGGCTCTGACAGGTTAACTTTGCCAGATTTTCTGTGGCAGTTTAAGATACTCCTGACCCAGCTGCAGAATCAGGAGAACAGAATATGTAGTCCATACTCCAGCCCACAATTCAGCATCCAAGATTCAAAGAGCTGATGAATGTGACAGTGAACTGAACTGTAAATGGTGTGTGTTTTCTGCAAAGTCTGTTACTGGGAAATAAATTTCCAAGACTTAACCAAAAGGTAAGAGGTTTATTAGAATAATCCCTCTCACCACGTCTTCAGCCCGACTGGGCATCTGAAAGCTTAAATGCAGTTGTGCCATTAGACTTGCACAGTTATTGGTTCTTTCCAATCTTGTCTTTGTGCTGGAAGCTTAGTAATTGTAATTGTACATTTGGAAGTTGACTTTCCAGCCATGGGATTTCAGTAATTCACAGTGAGGTTTGGTCTGGCTAGTATCTTGTCAGTCAGTTGACTGGTCAGTCCTGCCTGCAAGGAAGTGTAGCCAGGGTCTTTACAGAGGTGTGGTTGGTAGAAAATATGTTGTTGTCAGGTCAGTGGAAATGATTCATTCTTTTACCAGAACCTGTTATGGATGATTAACGTTTCCTTTCAAAATAGGTTATATGCCATATATAAAGTTTTGGCTGCCTTATTTGTATAATTTGCTTGCAGAGTCCTTGTACTATGATACTTGGCTAACTGTGAAGTGTTTTGAGATACCTCCATTGTGAAAGTTCCGTCATTATTAGAAGGAGATTGCTAgcagttctgcttttcttccagagtTATTGATGGCTTGGAGTCCCTGGATGAGCTGGAAAAGCTGCCTGTGAATGAGAAAACCTACCGACCTCTTAATGATGTTCGCATTAAAGATATTACAATTCATGCCAACCCTTTTGCTGTGTAGCCACAAACAGTCTTGACACACTCTTTAGAGATTGGTCAGGTCAACTGCTGGGTGATTATGGTGGTTAGAGTGTCATTAAAAAGGGGACTTAACCTTGATCATACCTTTGGTCATTGAATGCAGGGTTTTCAGGTGCTGTGACATTGTCTGGGAGTTGTCATAGGGGAGTCTCGTGCTTCAGAAGACAGTTTTTCCAGAGCATATTCCTTGATTTTGACTTCTAAACTTTGCTTCTTGTActtgtaaaacaagaaaagactttcaaaaatacatatatttttgcaaacctttgttttctgccttgACTTTCACTGTGATAACTGTGTTGAAACAACAGGCTTTGCTACAATTTCATAGTGTCAGTTTTCTGAAACTTTCCCATGTAAATTCTAATGTTCCTTACTTTACAGTTTTTTAGAAAATTCACTAAGATACGTAATTTTTTCCTCTAGGTGAAAGCAGTGTTACAAATAGAGGAAACTTTTCTCTGCTAGTGGATTAAAGACAATGTTTAGAGGAGTTCTTGCTCTTGCACTGTCATGTTGGAATGGTAACCTCTTCAGTCTCTGTGGAAGGTAGATCATAAACAAATGCTTTAGCCTCTGGCACAATACTCTTGGAATGAAAGAGTGAGTGTTTGTGTCTTTATATAGCTGTTGTTTGAAACTAGGTAACCTTGGATTTACTATAGCTTGTTTTTCATCACTTCATTGCACAAACAGTAGAGGATAAACACAAAGAGTATTGACTGAAAGGTTATGGTCAGACTTCTAACCAAGAATATACTGATATACCCAAAATAATAAACGATATTATGGCTAAGATGATACTGAAGAACAAATAAGAGAGAGATGTTCTTTGGTCCTGTTTGAGACCAAATGTTGCTGGACTCAAATAAGAAAGTCTGCAAGAAGGTACAGAAATGTCTGAATATTGagtgcacagaaggaaaaataaaatacatatgtacaaaTATGTATATTACTGATCCAATGCTCAGTTCACTTAGTATAGTAAGCATAAAATAAACTGACT from Aythya fuligula isolate bAytFul2 chromosome 6, bAytFul2.pri, whole genome shotgun sequence harbors:
- the PPIL3 gene encoding peptidyl-prolyl cis-trans isomerase-like 3; translation: MAVTLHTDVGDIKIELFCERTPKTCENFLALCASNYYNGCVFHRNIKGFMVQTGDPLGTGKGGNSIWGKKFEDEFSEYLKHSVRGVVSMANNGPNTNGSQFFITYGKQPHLDMKYTVFGKVIDGLESLDELEKLPVNEKTYRPLNDVRIKDITIHANPFAV